In Takifugu flavidus isolate HTHZ2018 chromosome 5, ASM371156v2, whole genome shotgun sequence, the following proteins share a genomic window:
- the cnot6l gene encoding CCR4-NOT transcription complex subunit 6-like: MPKEKYDPPDPRRCYTIMSAEDAANGKKSYWAELEISGRVKNLSSSLWTLTHLTALHINDNNLTRIPPDIAKLPNLVYLNLSSNKLRSLPAELGNMVSLRELLLNNNLLRVLPYELGRLFRLQTLGLKGNPLSQDILNLYQEPDGTRKLLNYMLDNLAVHPEQLPQRPWITLKERDQMTPTAAFTVMCYNVLCDKYATRQLYGYCPSWALNWEYRKKGIMEDITNCDADIISLQEVETEQYYTLFLETLKERGYDGYFCPKSRAKLVSEQERKHVDGCAVFFKTEKFTLVQKHTVEFNQVAMANSEGSEVMLNRVMTKDNIGVAVLLEVSKDMFSGGMKASQERQLILVANAHMHWDPEYSDVKLIQTMMFLSELKSIAERASGSVATGSPTSDPSAIPIVLCADLNSLPDSGVVEYLSNGGVADNHKDFKELRYNECLTNFSCNGKNGNSDGSITHSFQLKSAYDSNVMPYTNYTYDFKGVIDYIFFSKTHMSVLGLLGPLDSQWLIDNNITGCPHPHIPSDHFSLLAQLELQPRLPHSLNPINGLHLQVHR; the protein is encoded by the exons ATGCCAAAGGAAAAATATGATCCTCCAGATCCCCGTAGATGTTACACCATCATGTCAGCCGAGGATGCGGCCAATGGGAAGAAGTCTTACTGGGCTGAGCTCGAGATATCAG GACGGGTGAAAAATCTGAGCAGCTCCTTATGGACCCTCACCCACCTCACCGCGTTGCACATCAACGACAACAACTTGACCCGTATCCCACCAGACATCGCCAAACTGCCCAACCTGGTCTACCTGAACCTGTCGTCCAATAAGCTCCGCAGCCTGCCCGCAGAACTGGGCAACATGGTCTCTCTCAG GGAATTGCTTTTAAACAACAATCTTTTACGAGTTCTGCCTTATGAACTTGGGAGACTTTTCCGGTTACAAACGCTGGGGCTGAAGG GAAACCCTTTGTCTCAAGACATTCTCAATCTCTACCAGGAGCCAGATGGAACCAGAAAGCTTTTGAACTACATGCTCGACAATCTagcag TGCACCCAGAGCAGCTCCCCCAAAGACCTTGGATCACTCTGAAAGAGCGAGACCAAATGACTCCCACAG CCGCCTTCACAGTCATGTGCTACAACGTGCTGTGCGACAAGTACGCCACGCGACAGCTGTACGGATACTGCCCATCCTGGGCCCTCAACTGGGAGTACCGGAAAAAAGGCATCATGGAGGACATCACCAACTGTGATGCAGACATCATCAGCCTTCAG GAGGTGGAGACGGAGCAGTACTACACATTATTTCTGGAAACGCTGAAAGAGCGCGGTTACGACGGCTACTTCTGCCCAAAGTCTCGTGCCAAACTGGTTTCCGAACAGGAGAGGAAACACGTTGACGGCTGCGCTGTGTTCTTCAAAACAGAAAA GTTTACTTTGGTCCAGAAACACACGGTGGAGTTCAAtcaggttgccatggcgaaCTCCGAGGGCTCGGAGGTCATGCTGAACAGAGTGATGACCAAAGACAACATCGGGGTGGctgtcctgctggaggtcagcaaGGACATGTTCTCCGGCG GCATGAAAGCTTCCCAGGAGAGGCAGCTGATCCTGGTGGCTAACGCACACATGCACTGGGACCCCGAGTACTCGGACGTCAAGTTGATCCAAACCATGATGTTCCTGTCTGAGCTCAAGAGCATCGCAGAGAGGGCCTCGGGCTCTGTGGCGACCGGTTCACCGACCTCTGACCCGTCCGCCATCCCCATCGTCCTGTGtgctgacctcaactcactGCCAGACTCGG GTGTGGTGGAATACCTGAGCAACGGAGGGGTGGCTGATAACCACAAGGACTTCAAGGAGCTGCGCTATAACGAATGTCTGACCAACTTCAGCTGCAACGGCAAGAATGGCAACTCGGACGGAAGCATCACACACAGCTTCCAGCTGAAGAGTGCCTACGACAGCAACGTGATGCCTTACACCAACTACACCTATGACTTCAAG GGGGTGATCGACTACATCTTCTTCTCCAAGACCCACATGAGCGTCCTGGGCCTGCTGGGACCGCTGGACAGCCAGTGGCTCATCGACAACAACATCACCGGCTGTCCCCACCCCCACATCCCCTCGGACCACTTCTCCCTCCTggcccagctggagctgcagcctcgCCTGCCCCACTCGCTCAACCCCATCAACGGGCTGCATCTGCAGGTCCACAGGTAG
- the LOC130525396 gene encoding C-X-C motif chemokine 10 gives MMVKPPTLLVVMTLCCCLVTADAFFGCHCLRTIRKPIPLNVIEKIEMLPISGHCRRPEIILTRKNGSKICIDPNQKWLKDLLNKMQKEGERPSSTTAPVNF, from the exons ATGATGGTGAAACCACCAACGCTCCTGGTCGTCATGacgctctgctgctgtttggtcACTGCAGATG CTTTCTTTGGGTGTCACTGCTTAAGGACCATCAGGAAACCAATTCCGCTTAATGTGATCGAGAAAATTGAGATGCTCCCGATTTCTGGACACTGTCGGCGACCCGAAATCAT ACTCACCAGGAAGAATGGCTCCAAAATTTGCATCGACCCCAACCAGAAGTGGCTCAAAGACCTGCTGAACAAGATGCAAAA AGAAGGGGAGAGGCCCAGTTCCACCACCGCTCCCGTCAACTTCTGA
- the eeig1a gene encoding early estrogen-induced gene 1 protein — MAFFVKKKKFKFQTHLTLEELTAVPFVNGVLFCKLRLLEGDFVATSSREEVQENCVRWRKRFSFVSKMSANPHTGVLDPSVCRVSVRKELKGGKAYSKLGFTDLNMAEFAGSGSTVRCCLLEGYDTKNTRQDNSILKVIIGMTLLSGDPCFKTPPSTAKSISIPGQEHTLQLDCKGEGTTEPGPAGGVSLGRSAKPRPSIINSGLLEDSEANHPGPAEAFQSGHSRNSSYASQQSKISGYSTEHSCSSSLSDLTHRRNTSTGSSTSGGLAFNPDTPTESEKDAGRPERPPRPPRPALLLNRPSRRKQDSVENHPSWVNDTRMDADDIVEKIVQSQNFADINNTEDSNLRLFVSRDGTTALSGIRLGNRVSAGGYEPVVIESH; from the exons ATGGCTTTCTttgtgaaaaagaagaaattcaaGTTTCAGACCCATCtcaccctggaggagctgaccgCAGTGCCTTTTGTCAACGGGGTTTTGTTCTGCAAGCTGCGGCTTCTGGAAGGAGATTTTGTCGCTACTTCTTCCAG GGAGGAGGTTCAGGAGAACTGTGTTCGCTGGAGAAAGAGGTTTAGTTTTGTGTCTAAAATGAGCGCCAATCCCCACACGGGCGTCCTGGATCCCTCCGTCTGCAGGGTGTCGGTCAGAAAG gaaCTCAAAGGAGGAAAAGCTTATTCGAAG CTGGGCTTCACAGACCTCAACATGGCTGAGTTTGCCGGTTCTGGTTCCACTGTGCGCTGCTGTCTGCTGGAGGGATACGACACCAAGAACACACGGCAGGACAACTCCATACTGAAG GTGATCATCGGGATGACCCTCCTCTCTGGAGATCCCTGTTTTAAAAC ACCTCCCAGCACAGCAAAATCCATTTCCATCCCTGGCCAGGAACACACCCTACAGCTGGACTGTAAGGGGGAGGGAACAACCGAACCTGGGCCGGCTGGGGGAGTCTCTCTGGGTCGTTCTGCAAAGCCTCGACCCTCGATCATCAACTCAG GTCTTCTTGAAGACTCAGAAGCAAACCACCCTGGTCCTGCAGAGGCCTTCCAGTCCGGACACTCCCGCAATTCCAGCTATGCCAGCCAGCAAAGCAAAATTTCAG GCTACAGCACCGAgcattcctgctcctccagcctgtcgGATCTCACACATCGCAGGAACACATCCACAGGAAGCAGCACTTCTGGGGGTCTGGCCTTTAATCCTGACACACCTACAGAGAGTGAGAAGGACGCTGGACGTCCAGAAAGACCCCCCCGACCGCCGAGGCCTGCGCTGCTACTGAACAGGCCCTCCAG AAGGAAGCAGGACAGCGTGGAGAACCACCCCTCCTGGGTCAACGACACTCGCATGGATGCGGATGATATTGTGGAAAAAATTGTCCAAAGCCAAAACTTTGCTGATATCAACAATACTGAAG ACAGCAACCTGCGTCTTTTTGTCAGCAGAGATGGAACCACAGCGCTCAGTGGCATCAGACTTGGGAACAG GGTGTCTGCAGGCGGATATGAGCCTGTGGTGATCGAGAGCCATTAG
- the mrpl1 gene encoding 39S ribosomal protein L1, mitochondrial, translated as MATCTRNLWKVFAGCQRQLLRVEGLTSQTTPRKIPVRTFAAVKAQKKSKPKVTEEPKEQKKVIDDTDRHKPYGKTAWAPVDDVYILRYYPRTIYDVSEAIDMLKTFQRLDFTPQEQPVYIDLQLNMKLQKKKKVDAFISTVQLPHLFKTEMNRVLVFTEDANQAKVAMENGAALAGGVELIQPILDEEISADFYIAVPEILNKLAPLRNKLRKKFPKNSRGSVGIRIPKMLELFKYGHEYFVESDCYIRTQIATLDMPKEHIFANLRTILLDVCSHRPADMGPFIERAIIASHTSEALWFKSEDVLQKPAAEKVE; from the exons ATGGCAACCTGCACGCGTAATCTATGGAAAG TTTTTGCGGGATGTCAGAGGCAGCTGCTCAGAGTCGAGGGTCTTACCTCGCAGACCACACCAAGAAAGATACCTGTCAGGACATTTGCAGCTGTCAA GGCCCAAAAGAAAAGCAAGCCCAAGGTCACAGAAGAACCAAAGGAACAAAAGAAGGTCATTGATGACACGGACAGACATAAGCCTTATGGAAAAACAGCATGGGCGCCTGTGGATGACGTGTACATTTTACGGTACTACCCAAGGACAATCTATGACGTGTCGGAAGCCATTGACATGCTGAAAACCTTTCAGAGGTTGGACTTCACTCCCCAGGAGCAGCCTGTATACATTGATCTACAGCTGAACATGAAACTACAAAAAAAG AAAAAAGTGGACGCCTTCATCAGCACGGTGCAACTACCACACCTGTTCAAGACTGAGATGAACAGAGTTTTAGTTTTCACAGAG GATGCTAATCAAGCTAAAGTTGCTATGGAGAATGGAGCTGCGTTAGCTGGAGGTGTGGAGCTCATCCAGCCG ATCTTGGATGAGGAGATTTCAGCAGACTTTTACATAGCCGTTCCAGAGATCCTGAATAAACTCGCGCCACTGAGGAACAAGCTGAGAAAGAAGTTTCCTAAGAACAGTAGAG GCTCGGTCGGCATTCGCATTCCCAAGATGTTGGAATTGTTTAAGTATGGCCATGAGTACTTTGTGGAGAGCGACTGTTACATCAGGACCCAGATCGCTACG CTCGACATGCCCAAAGAGCACATTTTTGCCAATCTGCGCACCATCCTGCTGGACGTCTGCTCCCACCGACCTGCCGACATGG gaCCTTTCATTGAGCGGGCCATAATCGCCAGTCACACCAGTGAAGCTCTGTGGTTCAAGAGTGAAGATGTTCtacaaaaaccagcagcagagaaggtggAATGA